One genomic region from Spirosoma sp. KCTC 42546 encodes:
- a CDS encoding TonB-dependent receptor has translation MNMNSIPTLRSVWLVSLIFVFLFFSLAPGFGQTKAITITGKITDETGKPLPGASILIKSSKTGTISNQDGAYSIAADENAVLVVSSISYESQEIQISNRSVIDVAMQASNKTLNEVVVVGYGTQSKRAITGAVASVGFNEFKDRSFSNVTQSLAGKIAGVNITQSQGAPGVAPIIRIRGISSITAGTNPLFVVDGVPLENFNLNLINPQDIESVDVLKDASSAAIYGSRGASGVILITTKLGKPGKTNISAGYEYGTQQVIRKVNMMNAQQWISYYNDAHNNAWVDLNPGVNKATDPNSARPVTYRIPDDFITNPQQFGNGTDWQDVMFRVAPSHNAQLSVSGGTEKTQFLFSGAYLDQQAILDQNYYKRLAIRSNIKHKLSDRFTIGLNLGATTIFDRTDGTQGKSDVVSLALQSDPIFPVFNENGNLGYRDPNSVWNKYLPYNDLNLWHPYSLTRYIDKQNKSFNTLGTAFGEYYITDNLKFRSSISGNLFNTRYNSYRFKNQGYGYSSLLAAEGNSQTSYSLNWLSENTLTYDNRFGDHNLNVLAGYSVQKQRDEFASVTSGSFPNDLVETLNAGVVTSGSTSATEWSIISYLARAQYNFQNKYFLTGAIRRDGSSRFGTATRWGYFPSVSAGWLISDEQFMQNLKAVNLLKLRVSYGVAGNNQIPNYGSISLLGTSNYASGTNLASGLAIGNIANTNLKWERTNQLNIGLDLRLFNDRIGVSAEFYNSITKDMLLNVPIPDISGFSNQLTNIGQMQNRGIELNLNTKNVVGKFTWTTDFNISRNRNKVLQLGNGNAPIIYTDFLVAVKTEVGQPISNFYGYQTDGIFQNQAAIDAAPHYSTTKPGDPIIRDVNGDGKITADDRTTLGNYQPKFTAGLTNNFSFKGFDVSFMFQGSFGGKIVNQSYRYSGFWNNGRNMYAFVDNRWRSESSPGDGIHPRATLNLTGLQDQFTSLWVEDASFVRLKNIRVSYTIPASLLAKTPLKTTRVYVNADNVYLWSKYSNYDPENTTYNATSYSAGSNGLNASGNAPNGAFIGVDYGSYPIPRVITIGLKTDF, from the coding sequence ATGAACATGAACTCTATTCCAACACTACGAAGCGTTTGGTTAGTCAGCCTAATTTTCGTTTTTCTTTTCTTTTCTTTGGCTCCTGGATTTGGCCAAACAAAGGCTATCACCATCACAGGCAAAATCACGGACGAAACCGGCAAACCCCTCCCAGGGGCGTCAATCCTGATAAAATCGTCCAAGACCGGTACGATCTCGAATCAGGACGGTGCCTATTCGATTGCCGCCGATGAGAATGCGGTGTTAGTGGTTAGCTCCATCAGCTATGAATCGCAGGAAATTCAGATCAGCAATCGGTCGGTGATTGACGTAGCGATGCAGGCATCCAATAAGACGCTTAATGAGGTAGTTGTGGTTGGTTACGGTACGCAAAGCAAACGGGCCATCACGGGGGCTGTGGCCTCCGTTGGATTCAATGAGTTTAAAGACCGCTCGTTTAGTAATGTTACGCAATCGCTGGCGGGTAAAATTGCGGGGGTAAATATCACCCAGTCGCAGGGAGCGCCGGGCGTTGCCCCTATCATTCGGATACGGGGCATTAGTTCAATTACGGCGGGCACGAATCCACTGTTTGTGGTGGATGGGGTTCCACTCGAAAACTTCAACCTCAACCTGATCAACCCTCAGGATATTGAGTCGGTCGATGTGCTGAAAGATGCGTCGTCGGCGGCTATTTATGGATCGAGGGGAGCCAGTGGGGTTATTTTGATTACGACAAAACTGGGTAAACCGGGCAAAACTAACATTAGCGCAGGCTACGAATATGGCACGCAACAGGTGATCCGGAAGGTAAACATGATGAATGCCCAGCAGTGGATCAGCTACTATAATGATGCCCACAACAATGCCTGGGTCGATCTGAATCCGGGTGTTAATAAAGCAACAGACCCCAACAGTGCCCGCCCGGTTACCTACCGCATTCCCGATGATTTCATTACGAATCCACAGCAGTTTGGCAACGGTACCGACTGGCAGGATGTGATGTTTCGGGTGGCCCCTTCGCATAACGCGCAGCTTTCCGTATCGGGTGGTACCGAAAAAACACAGTTTCTGTTTTCGGGCGCTTATTTAGATCAACAGGCCATTCTGGATCAGAACTACTACAAACGCCTGGCCATCCGCTCGAATATCAAACACAAACTCTCCGACCGATTTACAATTGGATTGAATCTGGGAGCCACAACTATTTTCGATCGGACGGATGGAACGCAGGGGAAAAGTGATGTAGTGAGTCTGGCCTTGCAAAGTGATCCTATTTTTCCGGTATTCAACGAAAACGGGAATCTGGGTTATCGTGACCCAAACTCAGTCTGGAATAAATACCTGCCTTACAACGACTTGAATTTATGGCACCCCTACTCGTTGACGCGTTATATCGACAAACAGAACAAGTCATTCAACACGCTTGGTACGGCTTTCGGCGAGTACTACATCACGGATAACCTCAAATTCCGGTCGAGCATCAGCGGTAATCTCTTCAATACGCGCTATAATTCCTATCGATTCAAGAACCAGGGCTATGGGTATTCCAGCCTGCTGGCTGCCGAAGGAAACTCCCAAACGAGCTATTCGCTGAACTGGCTGTCAGAAAATACACTGACCTACGATAACCGCTTTGGTGATCACAACCTGAATGTGCTGGCCGGGTATAGCGTTCAGAAACAACGCGATGAGTTCGCTAGCGTTACCTCGGGCAGTTTCCCGAACGACCTGGTTGAAACCCTGAATGCCGGGGTCGTAACGAGTGGTTCAACAAGTGCTACCGAATGGTCGATCATCTCCTATCTGGCGAGGGCTCAGTACAATTTCCAGAATAAATACTTCCTGACAGGCGCTATTCGGCGGGATGGTAGCTCACGCTTCGGAACGGCCACGCGCTGGGGTTATTTCCCATCGGTTTCGGCAGGCTGGCTGATTTCTGACGAGCAATTCATGCAGAACCTGAAAGCGGTTAATCTGCTAAAATTGCGCGTAAGTTATGGCGTTGCGGGTAACAATCAGATCCCTAACTACGGATCGATCAGCTTATTAGGCACATCGAACTATGCATCGGGCACGAACCTGGCATCGGGCCTGGCCATTGGTAATATTGCCAATACCAACCTAAAATGGGAACGAACCAATCAGCTGAACATTGGTCTGGACCTTCGCCTATTCAACGACCGGATTGGCGTGTCGGCGGAGTTTTATAACTCCATTACAAAAGACATGCTGCTCAACGTCCCCATTCCCGACATTTCAGGGTTCTCAAACCAGTTGACCAACATTGGTCAGATGCAGAATCGGGGGATTGAACTGAACCTCAATACCAAGAATGTTGTCGGCAAATTTACCTGGACCACCGATTTCAACATCAGCCGAAATCGCAATAAAGTGCTGCAACTCGGCAACGGAAATGCGCCGATCATCTATACTGATTTTCTGGTAGCGGTTAAAACCGAAGTAGGTCAGCCGATTTCTAACTTTTACGGCTATCAGACCGATGGCATTTTCCAGAATCAGGCCGCTATCGACGCAGCTCCGCACTACAGCACCACCAAACCCGGCGATCCGATCATCCGGGATGTAAACGGCGACGGAAAAATCACGGCCGACGACCGCACCACGCTGGGCAATTATCAGCCTAAATTCACGGCGGGTCTGACCAATAATTTCTCCTTTAAAGGCTTCGATGTCTCGTTCATGTTCCAGGGCTCCTTCGGCGGAAAAATCGTGAACCAGAGCTATCGGTACTCTGGCTTCTGGAACAACGGCCGGAATATGTATGCCTTTGTCGACAACCGCTGGCGTTCGGAGTCTAGCCCTGGCGATGGCATCCATCCACGCGCTACGTTGAACCTGACAGGTTTACAGGATCAGTTTACGAGTCTGTGGGTTGAAGATGCTTCGTTTGTTCGGCTGAAAAACATTCGGGTTTCGTATACAATCCCAGCGTCGTTGCTGGCAAAAACGCCCCTGAAGACAACCCGCGTGTATGTGAACGCCGACAACGTTTACCTCTGGAGCAAATACTCCAACTACGACCCCGAGAACACGACCTATAACGCCACCAGTTATTCGGCGGGCAGCAATGGATTGAATGCGTCTGGCAATGCGCCCAACGGTGCCTTCATCGGCGTAGATTATGGCTCCTACCCCATTCCAAGGGTCATCACCATAGGTCTTAAAACTGATTTTTAA
- a CDS encoding RagB/SusD family nutrient uptake outer membrane protein: MKTIKHILTIVCICLAATGCKESFLELKPISNPTADNFKTTDDFELAVNAAYSSLYTIYHPEGAMSYVNEQMSDNAIVYNIAGIQADKWQFKDLALSTTNTVVYQFWQDYYKALFNANIVLNKIEGASLDATYKDGVKAQMMFLRALYYFNMVQTWGDLPIVTTPLTGEESYNVLRSPQSAVYDQIKKDLTAAIDKLPLASAVTIPGRVSKGAAQTLLGKVYLALGDKTSAATVLKEVVNSNQYSLIPTFAGLWGPTVKNTKESIFEIQYLGGSASAPFSRYYQTYYPVTAGLGFIGTGMNQITDDLYNEYEAGDPRRDITIALGYTSGTTFTPQKFPTKWTNTGATIVNGVSLANNNFMVLRYADVLLMLSEVTGDASYLNQVRTRAGLPKFGDATYPSAKYATLDLAIEHERRMELAIEFQRWFDLKRTNRAVPVLGAKGKAITQTKLLLPIPQIVRLQNEAIVQNPGY; the protein is encoded by the coding sequence ATGAAAACGATCAAACATATACTAACCATCGTCTGTATCTGCCTGGCGGCTACAGGCTGTAAAGAGTCGTTTCTGGAACTCAAACCGATTTCCAACCCAACGGCCGATAACTTCAAAACAACGGATGATTTTGAACTGGCCGTTAACGCGGCTTACTCCTCGCTGTACACGATTTATCACCCTGAGGGCGCTATGTCGTACGTGAACGAGCAGATGAGCGACAACGCTATTGTGTATAATATTGCGGGAATTCAGGCCGATAAATGGCAGTTTAAAGACCTGGCCCTGTCGACGACCAACACCGTCGTGTATCAATTCTGGCAGGACTATTATAAGGCGTTGTTCAACGCGAATATTGTCCTGAACAAGATTGAAGGAGCCAGCCTGGATGCTACCTATAAAGATGGTGTGAAAGCCCAGATGATGTTTTTGCGCGCGCTTTATTACTTCAACATGGTGCAAACCTGGGGCGATTTACCGATCGTGACAACTCCACTTACGGGCGAGGAAAGCTATAACGTATTACGCTCTCCCCAGTCTGCGGTTTATGATCAGATCAAAAAAGACCTCACCGCAGCTATTGATAAACTTCCGCTGGCATCAGCCGTGACGATTCCAGGCCGGGTATCGAAAGGAGCGGCCCAAACACTACTTGGCAAAGTATACCTAGCCCTCGGCGATAAAACGTCGGCGGCTACGGTCTTGAAGGAAGTGGTGAACAGCAATCAGTATTCGTTGATCCCGACCTTTGCCGGTTTATGGGGGCCAACGGTTAAAAACACGAAAGAGTCCATTTTCGAGATTCAGTACCTAGGTGGTAGCGCTTCAGCACCGTTCAGCCGGTATTACCAGACCTACTATCCCGTTACGGCTGGCTTAGGCTTCATCGGTACGGGCATGAATCAGATCACCGACGATCTATACAACGAATACGAAGCGGGCGATCCGCGTCGGGATATAACGATTGCCCTTGGCTACACGAGCGGCACGACCTTCACTCCCCAGAAATTCCCTACCAAATGGACGAATACGGGAGCTACGATTGTCAATGGCGTTTCGCTGGCCAACAACAACTTCATGGTCCTGCGCTATGCCGATGTGTTGCTGATGCTCTCAGAAGTCACCGGCGATGCCAGTTACCTGAACCAGGTACGGACACGGGCGGGTTTACCGAAGTTCGGCGATGCGACCTACCCATCAGCCAAATATGCAACGCTCGACCTGGCCATCGAACACGAACGACGTATGGAATTGGCCATTGAGTTTCAGCGCTGGTTCGATTTGAAACGGACGAATCGGGCCGTCCCTGTCCTGGGCGCAAAAGGAAAAGCCATTACCCAAACCAAGCTGCTGCTGCCCATCCCGCAAATTGTACGCTTGCAGAACGAAGCGATTGTCCAGAATCCGGGGTATTGA
- a CDS encoding glycoside hydrolase family 140 protein: MLNLIRKRLLLFAFLSSAIIACKTNENVSDPNKLAVSENSRFLAIGDNKPFFWLGDTGWLLFGKLTREEAETYLENRKQKGFNVIQVMVLHTLDVTNAYGDSALISKNVATPLLTKGTSFSDSTEYDFWDHVDFVVDKAAEKGIYMALVPVWGNNVKKGGVNQQQGKTYAEFLANRYKNRPNIIWLDGGDIKGSDSLEVWKTIGSTINKIDSTHLITFHPRGRSSSSEWFHNENWLDFNMVQSGHKTYAQDTAAKETLHYGEDNWRYIQADLALKPTKPTIDGEPSYEGIPHGLHDVNLPRWTADDVRRYGYWSVLAGAFGYTYGHNSVMQMYKKGDKKTSFGPIETWDKAIDAPGAGQMIHLKNLLLAYSFFDRVPDQSLIANQDKQYDYLVASRGADYALIYTYTGRNIKLNMGKLPGDSVTASWFNPRDGKTTAIGDVANKGIQEFNPPAEPKAGNDWVLVLQKK, translated from the coding sequence ATGCTAAACCTGATACGTAAACGACTACTTCTCTTCGCTTTTTTATCTAGTGCCATCATTGCTTGTAAAACGAATGAAAACGTATCAGATCCCAACAAGCTTGCGGTATCGGAGAACAGTCGATTTCTGGCCATTGGCGACAACAAACCGTTTTTCTGGCTGGGCGATACGGGTTGGTTGCTTTTCGGGAAGTTGACGCGGGAAGAAGCTGAAACCTATCTGGAGAACCGGAAGCAAAAAGGCTTTAACGTCATTCAGGTGATGGTGTTGCACACACTCGATGTCACAAATGCTTATGGTGATTCGGCCCTGATTTCTAAAAATGTAGCCACTCCCCTGCTCACAAAAGGGACCTCGTTCAGCGATTCAACTGAATACGATTTCTGGGATCACGTTGATTTTGTGGTTGACAAAGCAGCCGAAAAAGGAATCTACATGGCGCTGGTTCCGGTTTGGGGTAACAATGTAAAAAAGGGAGGAGTCAATCAGCAGCAGGGAAAAACATACGCGGAATTCCTGGCCAATCGCTACAAAAACCGGCCGAATATTATCTGGCTCGATGGCGGAGACATTAAAGGCAGTGACTCGCTGGAGGTCTGGAAAACCATTGGCAGCACGATCAATAAGATCGATTCAACGCATTTAATTACGTTTCACCCGCGCGGCCGATCATCGTCATCGGAGTGGTTTCACAACGAAAACTGGCTGGATTTCAACATGGTGCAGTCGGGCCATAAGACCTATGCTCAGGATACGGCGGCCAAAGAAACCCTGCATTATGGCGAAGATAACTGGCGGTATATCCAAGCTGATTTAGCGCTTAAGCCCACCAAGCCAACCATCGACGGCGAACCGTCATACGAGGGCATTCCGCACGGATTACACGATGTGAATCTGCCCCGCTGGACGGCCGACGATGTGCGCAGATACGGATACTGGTCGGTGCTGGCGGGTGCATTTGGGTATACCTACGGGCATAATTCAGTGATGCAGATGTACAAAAAGGGCGACAAAAAAACGTCCTTCGGCCCGATTGAAACCTGGGACAAAGCCATCGACGCCCCTGGTGCCGGACAGATGATTCACCTGAAAAATCTACTATTAGCCTATTCCTTTTTCGACCGCGTCCCCGACCAGTCGCTGATTGCGAATCAGGACAAACAGTATGATTATTTAGTAGCCAGCCGGGGAGCCGATTACGCGCTCATTTACACCTACACCGGCCGGAACATAAAGCTGAACATGGGCAAACTTCCGGGTGATAGCGTAACTGCATCCTGGTTCAACCCGCGTGATGGCAAAACGACCGCTATTGGGGATGTTGCCAATAAAGGCATTCAGGAATTCAACCCACCCGCCGAACCGAAAGCCGGTAATGACTGGGTACTAGTCCTTCAGAAAAAATGA
- a CDS encoding glycoside hydrolase family 43 protein, which produces MNRLICAFIVLLAFSSCSKSVYLFSSFHEPANEGLRLLYSYDGYNWTDLNRTFLKPEIGNQKVMRDPSIAQGKDGTFHLVWTSSWKDDKGFGYASSNDLIHWSEERFLPVMEHEPTTVNVWAPELFYDNEADQFVIIWASTIPGRFERGIEDEKNNHRMYYTTTKDFKTFSPTKLFLDPKFSVIDTVIVKRKSADYVLVLKDNTRPERNLKVAFGTNATGPYTNVSEPFTTKFTEGPSVAKVGNDWLIYFDSYQDKKYGAVKTHDFKTFTDVSAQTAIPEGHKHGTIFKVKKRVLKGLLK; this is translated from the coding sequence ATGAACCGACTTATCTGCGCCTTTATCGTTTTACTCGCTTTCAGTTCCTGCTCGAAGTCGGTGTATCTATTCAGCTCGTTCCATGAACCCGCTAACGAGGGGCTTCGGCTGTTGTATAGCTACGACGGTTACAACTGGACAGACCTGAATCGCACCTTTTTGAAACCCGAAATCGGCAATCAGAAGGTGATGCGCGATCCGTCTATTGCACAAGGAAAAGATGGTACATTTCATCTGGTCTGGACAAGCAGTTGGAAGGACGACAAAGGCTTCGGCTACGCCAGTTCCAACGATCTGATTCACTGGTCGGAGGAACGGTTTTTACCGGTGATGGAACACGAACCCACAACTGTAAATGTCTGGGCTCCCGAGCTGTTTTACGACAACGAAGCTGACCAGTTTGTGATCATCTGGGCCTCCACCATTCCGGGCCGATTCGAGCGGGGAATCGAGGATGAAAAGAACAACCATCGGATGTACTACACGACCACCAAAGACTTCAAAACCTTCTCCCCCACTAAACTCTTTCTCGACCCCAAATTCAGTGTCATCGACACCGTAATTGTAAAGCGTAAATCCGCTGATTATGTGCTGGTTCTGAAAGACAACACGCGTCCGGAGCGGAATCTAAAAGTAGCCTTTGGAACTAACGCAACCGGCCCTTACACCAATGTGTCGGAACCCTTCACAACGAAATTCACCGAAGGCCCGTCGGTCGCCAAGGTAGGCAACGATTGGCTGATCTATTTCGACTCGTACCAGGACAAAAAATACGGTGCCGTAAAGACCCACGATTTCAAAACCTTCACCGATGTTTCGGCCCAAACGGCAATCCCGGAAGGCCATAAACATGGGACGATTTTTAAGGTGAAGAAGAGGGTTTTGAAGGGGTTGTTGAAATAG